The following DNA comes from Deltaproteobacteria bacterium.
GAATAACGCCTGGGATGACCTTGCCGAGTAGATGAACTGGCCGGGAGCGGCGACGTCCGGTTTCGGACGGCCGTCCCGCGTGGGTCCCCGGCTGCTGAAGGAGGAGATTCCCAGCGATCCGGCGCCGCCGCCGGAAGTTTTCGTCTGGAAGGATCCCACCGCGAGGACGTTTTCGCCGTTGGCCGGCTCGATGATCGTCCCCGAAAGCGAAATGCTCCCGCCGGAAAAGGTGCCATCGGCGGAGTCGATGTATCCGTCGACCGTCCCGGAGCCGCCGTTCCGAACGCGGTCGAGGCGGATGGATGCCGGAACGGACGGGCCGGAAGGGGGGCGGGAGATCAGGACGAAGATGTGCGTCGCCCCGTTCGGCGGCGCGTCGGTCCGGTTGTGGATGGCGATCGAGCCGGACGGGAGGGTGCCGACGGTCCCGCTGGCGGCGGACAACGTCTCCCCCGAATAAGCGACTGTGACCGTGAAACGGTCCTCGCCGTCCGCCCAGAGGTCGACGAAAGCGGTCCCGGAGGAGGGATCGGGCTCCACCGTCAGGGAGGCGGTCGACGAGCCGAACGGGGGGATCGCCGCGCGGTAATGCTCGTTCAGGTCCTGCTCGTTTCCCGCCGCGACGGCCATGAGGCGGCGGCTGCCCGCGGACCCCGTGGCGAGGTCGTTGAGCGACGACTCGAACGCGCTGGATCCGTCGTGGGGACCGATCACGCCTCCCAGGCTCAAGTTGATCGCCGCCGGTTTTGCCGCCGTTTCGGCGTACGCGTACAGGTCGGCCACCGCGTTGATGATGTCCGTGTCGAAAAACGATGAAACGCCCGCGCGGCCGACCAGGAGCTCCGCCTCCGGGGCCATGCCGGTGAACTGTCCGGCCGATGCGGCACCGTTCCCCGCTGCGATTCCCGTGACGTGCGTGCCGTGTCCGAACGTATCGGAGAGGGCGCTCACCCCGGGGGAAAAGGAGAATGCGTGCACGACCCTCGATGTGGGCGGGGCGCCCGTGTTGAAGTCCGGGTGGGATCCGTCCAAACCGGTGTCCACGACTCCGATCAGGGCCCCCCGGCCCGTGAACCCGGTGGGCAGCCCCGTCCCCGCCTGGACCACGTCCGCCTTGACGGCAGGCCGGCTGAGATCCAGCAACGGCCTCACGCGCCTTCCCGCCTCGATGTACGAAACGGACGGCCAGTTGGAAACGTACCGGACGGCGTCCATCCGGATCCTCGCCGTGAGGACCCTCGATGAGATCCGTCTCGCGGAGCCCGAAAGGCTTCCGATCCGCTCCGGCAGCGAGGGATCGTCTCCGGTTCCGTGGATGAAGACCGGCACGGCGAGATCCCCGGAAGGCGGCGCGCCGAAGACCTTCCGCTGGGCCGATGATACGGCGACGGAATCCGAACGGAGCAGCATCGGGTCGACTTTCCGGACGTCGGGTTCCACCGGGGTCCCGGACAGCGACAAGACGCCGAAGAGGCAAAGGAGGGCGCCGGCGGTCCGGCGGAAGGTGCGGGATCGCATGGGACGCGGATTTCCCTTCAGCGCGGCATCGACCGTACTTTAGATGCCCCTTCCAGGTAGATTATTCGGTCGGACCGGAGCAGAAGCGGAAGGGCCGACAAGGGGCCGGAAACGATCCAGTTCCGGGCGACGCGGGTTACGACGCGGAAACCCGACGCCGCGACGAACCGCTCGTCGACATCCCCGGGCGGCTCCTTGAAGCGCAGCACGATGTCGATGTCCCTCCCCTCGTTCCCCGCGGCGAAGCGGGACAGCAGGTCGAACTCGAGGGCCGGATCCAGCCGGGCCAGGCGGCCCTGGGGACCGAGCCAGGCGACCCGCCGCACGGAGGGGTCCTTCAGGAGCGGAAGGACCTTCCCCGGCTGGAGCAGGAGTATCGCGGCGTTGCCGAATTCGTCGAGGATCAGGATGGAGGCCCGGGCGATGGCATCCGAATGCCGGAGGAACGCTGCGTCGCGAAAGACGGCGACCGCCGCAAACCGTTCGTCCCCTCCGCGCCGAACCAGGTCCCGGAGCGGTTCGTCCGCCTTGACGCGAAGGAGATCCTCCTCCTCGGGCGCGAACGGCCCGAGTCTGGCCGCCGATGGACACCCGGCGCACGGCAGCAGGACCGCGGCGACCAGCAGGAGGGCGAGGGTGCGAACCCGTCGCCTACGGCTTCGGCGAGAGGAATCCGACACGGAGGGTCACGTCGATGTACCGGGGATCGTCGTAGCGGCTCTTCAGGAGCGACGAGCGGACCGCTACCGGCAGCGCCCCGGACGACAGCCGCTGCAGCGCCTTGACCGCCTCGAGGTACGTCAGGTTCTCCATCCGCACGTCGAAGGACTCCTCGCGGAAATATTCCCCGTCCCTCGCTCCTCCGGATTTGATGCTGAACGCGGACTGGGGGATACCGGACTCCTGCAACGCGGAGGACAGGCGGGTGAGGGGGGAATCCTTGGCGTTCGCGCCGGCCTGCACGGCTCCCGCCCTCAGGCGGATCTCCCGCTGCATCCGTTCGAGATCCGGCCGGGCCTTCCGGACCTCGGCGAGATCGCTCTCCGCCGCCGCCGCGGCGCGACCGAGCGATTTCAGCCGGGAAACGCCGGGGAAGACCACGAACGTCAGCAGGAGGATCGCCGCCGCGGCGGCGCCCCCGATCGCCAGGAACCTCTTTTCGCGGTCACGAAGCATCGGCGCCCCGGTTCATGCCTTCTTCTCGACGAGGATGGTGTACCGGACGGATGGGCCTTTCGCTCCGCCCTCCGCCTCCTGCACGGTCACTGCCCAGGACGGGCCGAACGTCCCCGCCAGCCCCGATCGGTACGCCTCCACGAACTTCGCCTCCCCCGCTTCGCCGGCGAGCCGCAGGCGTCCGCCTTCGATCGACACCTCCCGCAGGGAGATCTCCCCCTGCGGGAGCGAAAGGGACGCCTGCATCAGCAGCTCGGCGGGCGAGGGAGCGTCGGCCCCGAGCTCCTTCTGCCGGAGGCGGAGGGACGCGACCTTCTCCCGGATCTGCGCCGTCGCCTGGACGACCGACCGGACGTCCGGGGCCGCCTCCGCGAACTCCTTCACGACCTGAGCCCGGACGCGGTTCGCCTTCTCGGCCTCGACCCACTTCGCGAACTCCAGGGCGCCGACCGACAGGACGAGCGCGGCGGCCAGGGAGATCGCGGCGAATCGCCGGATGCGCACCTCTTTTTCCGCGGAAGCGGCGGCCTCGGCGGACGTCCGGAAGGAGAAGCCTCCGGCGACATCCGGCAGGAACGGGGCCAGCGCGGCCCCGTAGGCGGCCAGGTGCGAGGGCGGCAGGCCTTCGGGACCGAGGAAGATGGAGGCCGCGGGGGCGAAACCGGCGAGCGAGGGCGGGGGGACGCCGAGGAAGAGGGCAGGCGCTACGCCGTCATCGCCGTCGTCCGAAAGTTCTCCGAGGGCGGAGACGATCTCCGCGGGGGAATCCGCCATCGCCGCCGGGAACTGCCTCGCGGAGAGAACGCCGCCTCCCGAGAGCCGCATCAGCAGGATGTCGGGGAGGGTGGCGACCAGCACGGCCTCGTCCGGCGTCCCCCGGCCGGCGCCGATCAGCAGGGCGGACGCGTGGTCCGTGACGATCCGGTCCGCCCGCAATCCGGCTTCGGCCAGGCGCGAGACGACGCTTTCGACGAACGATCGACGCGTCGCCACCGCGAGAAACGTGTCCGGGGTCCGGGGGGAGGCCGGGAACAGGTCGGACAGGATCTCGTCGTCCTCGATGGGGAGGTTTCCGTCGAGCTCGGAGAGGTGGATGACCCGCGCCCTGGGGAGGTCGGACACCGGCAGCGTGAGCGTGCGGAGGTAGGCCAGCGGCGACGGCAGGGTCACCACCACTCCCGGAATCGGCTTCCCCGGGAGGGCTTCCCGGAGCGCCGATGCGATCGTCGAAGCCGTGTCGGGGCCGCCGAACGGCTCCCCGCAAGGCGCGGAAACCGCGGCCGCCACGGCCGGGGAGCCGGGCGTACCCGAGAGCGCGACCGCGCACCACCGTTCCCTCGATATGGAGATCCCGATCGACAGCATGAACGCCCCGTCAGAAGAACTGGAATTCGCCCGCAGGCGCCGCCAGCGTGCCCGTGATCCTCAGATTAGCATTCTTTGCGTTTTTCGCCATCATGTCGAACAGGTCGGCGACCCGTCCCTCGAACGGATTCCGGATCCGGAGGTGGAACGTCACCGACGACCGGGCCGGGTCGGCGATCCGCGCGATCTCCCCCGTGCCGTCCACGCTCGACCCTTCGTACACTCCGGTCAGCCGGGGAACCTGGAACACGCCGCCGCGGACGACGAAGGAGACGTTCACGTTGTCGATCCGCGCCTCCCGGATCGGCGAATCGGCGGCGGGGACCGGGATCCGCAGGAAGCGGAGCGTCCCGGAACCCGACGCGGCCGTATTTCCTCCGGAGGCGGACCACGCCGCTTCGATCCGGTCGATCGAGAATCCGGATCCGCCGGAGGAGAAGACCGGGAACGGGAGGTCGGAGGAGGATGCGCCGGACACCACGAGGTTCCCGCCGCTGGGGTTCCAGAAAGCCGGTGAGAGGCGGAGGTCGGCCACGGCTTCGCCGCGCGACAACCGGAAGTGGGAGGGTCGCCACCGGAAAAGCCCGGTCCACTCCCAGGACGCGTCGACCTGGTCCAGGGAGAGCAACGTCCGGCCCGCGGCCGATACGGTCACATTCCTCAGTCGCACGCCGAGGGGAAAACGGATCCCCGCCGCTTCCGCCTCGATGTCCATGCCATGCGCCTTGAGGGAAGGACGAAGGGCGGACAGAACGACGTCGCCCGGAAGGGTGACGCTCACGACGACCGCGAACACCGCGAGGAACAGGAGCGCCCCGAGCGCCGGGACGAACAGGCGCCCCGGACCGGGACGGTTACCGGGCAAAGGCCTTCCTTGCGTATTTGCGGATCGCCAGCAGAACCGCCGGGAGGACGAGCAGGGCGGCGCCCGGTATCCTGCCGTTTTCCCCGGGACCTCCGGCGGCGACCATCGCGCACCCGGCCTGCTTCTCCGGGATCGGCGGATCGATGGAGTCGATCGCGGTGGTCACGTACAGGTTTCGGGCTCCCGGAACGACGTTGTCCATCCCGGACCAGAACAGGACCGCCTTCCCGCTGAAGTGCGCGAACGCGGGCCGGGTGTAGTCTCCCGGGAGGGTGGTCGAGAAGGAGAGGCCGCCGGTTCCGACCGGTGTCGCGGACGACGCCATGCCGGCGGATCCGAAGGCGGTTCCGGTGCCCGTCGTCAACCCGGAGATGGACATGGTGTAGAGCCGCCCGGGAGTTCCCGACGGAGGGGCGGACGACGAGAGGAACCCGTAGCCGGCGACGTGGACGAAGTTCTGGCTGTCCAGCACCGTTTCCGGCCGGTACACGTCGAAGACCGTCGGCATGACGGAAGCGCCGGGAGGAGACAGGAAGAAGTTGGCGTTCACCGGCAGGTTGCCGGGCCCCACGGGATTTCCGTCGTGCGTGACGGCGTCGGGGTTGAGCACCGCGAATCCGAGCGGCCCCGCGAGCCCCGTCGTGCCCGCCGGCTCCTCGGCGGCGAAGACGAGGACCCGGGTCGCCGCCGGCGCGTGGATCGTCGGGAAACCCCAATGGAACGGGCCGGAGAGCACCTGGGTGGCGCCGATGGCCAGGTTGTCCACCGTCGAGGCGAGGGACTCCTTCACCATCGCGTAGTAGATCGAGGACGGTTCCGTCGCGACGTTGTCGACCGCCCACACGACGTGGCTTCGGGCCGTTCCCTCGATCGCAAGCCGCGGACGCGGGTTCAATCCCCGGGGGTCCGCCGGCTTCGTCAGCAGGATGGGCGACGCGCCGACGAGGAAGCCGTTGTCGAGTCCGGCCCGGGCGTAGTACACGTCGCCCGTCGCGCCGTCCGTGAAGGCGATGCGCGCGGTGTTGTCCGTGGGGACTACCGCGAAGGAAGGGTCGACGGTGGTTTGCGCCAGCCGCCCGGAGAGCGGGTGCGCGACCTCCTGGACCGTCTGCCCCGTCACGACGTTGTTGTCGAGCGTGACCAGGGCGCGGAAGAGCCTGTACCCCGCCGCGGCGTTGTCGGACGGGATCCCCTGGAACAGGATGACCGCCTGGGTGGCGGATCGCATGGCGATCTGCGGATGTCGGGCGGTGGAGTACAGGGAGCCGTTGTCGATGGCGACGGCCGGGGTCAGGAGGGCCTGCGAGCGCGTGAGGGTCGAACTGGAGAAGTCCGCCGCCCCGCTGACCGCGGCGTAATGGACCTTGAACAGGCCGGATGCCGTGTTGTCCCCGATGAAGGCGACGTGCACGGTGGTGCCGCTTGGCGCCGCCGACGGCTGGTCGAACACCCATGCCCCGGTGCCGCTTTCGTTCACCGGAAATATGGCTTCCGCCCACGCTCCGGCGGCGAACAGGAGCGTTGCGGCGATCGCAAGCAGGGCGCGGTTGCGGCGGAACGAACTCATCGATTCCCCTCCGGGGTTTGTGGATAAGGGCCTACTCCAGGCGCCAGAAGCGCCATTGTATCTCATTTCCGGACCGGAATCCGACCGCGTCGACCGTGCGTTCCGTCCCCCCGACCTCGCCGGTCGACCGCACGTGAAACGCCGTGGAACGCACGTCGATCAGGTCCCGGATCCGGGTGCGCCGGTACAGTTCCCGCAAGGAAGGG
Coding sequences within:
- the gspN gene encoding type II secretion system protein GspN, whose protein sequence is MPGNRPGPGRLFVPALGALLFLAVFAVVVSVTLPGDVVLSALRPSLKAHGMDIEAEAAGIRFPLGVRLRNVTVSAAGRTLLSLDQVDASWEWTGLFRWRPSHFRLSRGEAVADLRLSPAFWNPSGGNLVVSGASSSDLPFPVFSSGGSGFSIDRIEAAWSASGGNTAASGSGTLRFLRIPVPAADSPIREARIDNVNVSFVVRGGVFQVPRLTGVYEGSSVDGTGEIARIADPARSSVTFHLRIRNPFEGRVADLFDMMAKNAKNANLRITGTLAAPAGEFQFF
- a CDS encoding S8 family serine peptidase, translated to MRSRTFRRTAGALLCLFGVLSLSGTPVEPDVRKVDPMLLRSDSVAVSSAQRKVFGAPPSGDLAVPVFIHGTGDDPSLPERIGSLSGSARRISSRVLTARIRMDAVRYVSNWPSVSYIEAGRRVRPLLDLSRPAVKADVVQAGTGLPTGFTGRGALIGVVDTGLDGSHPDFNTGAPPTSRVVHAFSFSPGVSALSDTFGHGTHVTGIAAGNGAASAGQFTGMAPEAELLVGRAGVSSFFDTDIINAVADLYAYAETAAKPAAINLSLGGVIGPHDGSSAFESSLNDLATGSAGSRRLMAVAAGNEQDLNEHYRAAIPPFGSSTASLTVEPDPSSGTAFVDLWADGEDRFTVTVAYSGETLSAASGTVGTLPSGSIAIHNRTDAPPNGATHIFVLISRPPSGPSVPASIRLDRVRNGGSGTVDGYIDSADGTFSGGSISLSGTIIEPANGENVLAVGSFQTKTSGGGAGSLGISSFSSRGPTRDGRPKPDVAAPGQFIYSARSSQALFFPSEIVPSNSNYAIMQGTSMATPHVAGIAALVWESNSALSGAQMRERLRRTADPVGAAPNTTWGFGRVNALRAVRESVAAITSPSTAVPGVPVPLTSSNSSSAFTGNPLSYAWSLTARPAGSGATLSANTPSPSFTPDVPGNYTVRLEVSQGSPASTPHGVATAVLHANHVPSADFTVPAPQDAGQAVTFRGIASDADNQTIAYRWLLVSRPSGSAAAITASDVDNAVFLPDVQGTYEIGLRADDGLDNSALVVHAYTTGTSVSVGSGGGGGSCAMVTGGETASAGEGVGVLLPYLLIGVVLASRRSLRKYLRSRHFRHPAC